Proteins from a single region of Urocitellus parryii isolate mUroPar1 chromosome 4, mUroPar1.hap1, whole genome shotgun sequence:
- the Tmem258 gene encoding LOW QUALITY PROTEIN: dolichyl-diphosphooligosaccharide--protein glycosyltransferase subunit TMEM258 (The sequence of the model RefSeq protein was modified relative to this genomic sequence to represent the inferred CDS: deleted 1 base in 1 codon), whose amino-acid sequence MPRARGHRLFRPSWAPAPADVFFRWRAADYRVRGKMELEAMSRYTSPVNPAVFPHLTVVLLAIGMFFTAWFFVYEVTSTKYTRDIYKELLISLVASLFMGYGVLFLLLWVGIYV is encoded by the exons ATGCCACGTGCGCGGGGACACCGCCTCTTCCGGCCGAGCTGGGCGCCTGCGCCTGCCGACGTGTTCTTCCGGTGG AGAGCGGCGGATTACCGTGTGCGGGGCAAAATG GAGCTCGAGGCCATGAGCAGATACACCAGCCCAGTAAATCCAGCTGTCTTCCCCCATCTGACTGTGGTGCTTCTGGCTATTGGCATGTTCTTCACCGCCTGGTTCTTCGT TTACGAGGTTACCTCCACCAAGTACACACGGGATATCTACAAAGAGCTCCTCATCTCCTTGGTGGCCTCACTCTTTATGGGCTATGGagtcctcttcctccttctctgggTCGGCATCTACGTGTGA